A region from the Rufibacter sp. DG15C genome encodes:
- the ligD gene encoding DNA ligase D → MALEEQNPKKTFQEIPEPKGAKSKPKAVAKKQAGTMPMPHLIDPMTAKLTDGPFDDPNWLFEVKWDGYRAVAEVKEGHLELYSRNGKSFKEKYKPVVEALQNLPCQAVFDGELVVLDENGKANFQALQNYQNTPSEHLYYYIFDLLYLDGDDLRNQPLLARKQKLKQLLSKAKDPLRYSEHRIGNGIQFFKEAQQHQWEGIMAKAADSKYLIGKRSQEWLKIKTHLRQEAIIAGFTEPKGSRVHIGALVLAVYEGKELKYVGQSGSGFNKQSLTDLKAKLEPLVQEKSPFKEKVPLSRDVTWVKPELVCELSFAEWTSDGQMRQAIFEGLRTDKKAKDVIHEPVISSEKVVEEESTGKQAEIPKSGKKQEDTMVLKLDGKEVTITHPEKLYWPEEGIIKGDLVTYYQTMADIILPYLIDRPESLLRNPNGIAKPGFFQKDAGDNAPDWVQTKAIKAESTGQEVDYIICQDKATLAYLNNLGCIQLNPWNSRLQSIDRPDYLVLDLDPGENTYDEVVETALVAKEVLDELKIPVYAKTSGATGMHLYVPLAAKFPFDQVKDLALLLAQRVHERLPKLTSLERSPKERRNQIYIDYMQNAIAQTIAAPYCVRPRAGATVSTPLQWKEVKNGLHPSQFTIKNVPERVKKLGDIFKPVLGEGIDVAAYLKELKK, encoded by the coding sequence ATGGCTTTAGAAGAACAAAACCCCAAGAAGACCTTCCAAGAGATTCCAGAACCCAAAGGCGCAAAATCAAAACCCAAGGCTGTAGCAAAGAAACAGGCAGGCACCATGCCCATGCCGCACCTCATTGACCCCATGACGGCCAAGCTCACCGATGGACCCTTTGACGACCCTAACTGGCTGTTTGAAGTAAAATGGGATGGCTACCGCGCCGTGGCCGAAGTAAAGGAAGGGCATCTGGAGCTGTATTCGCGCAACGGCAAATCCTTCAAGGAAAAGTACAAGCCTGTGGTTGAGGCCCTGCAAAACCTGCCTTGCCAAGCCGTGTTTGACGGCGAGCTGGTAGTGTTGGACGAGAACGGAAAGGCCAATTTTCAGGCGCTGCAAAACTACCAGAACACACCCTCAGAGCATCTCTACTATTACATTTTTGACCTGCTCTACCTGGACGGCGATGACCTTAGAAACCAACCGCTGCTGGCCCGCAAACAGAAACTAAAGCAGTTGCTGTCCAAAGCCAAAGATCCCTTGCGCTACAGTGAGCACAGAATAGGCAACGGCATCCAGTTTTTCAAAGAGGCCCAGCAACACCAGTGGGAGGGTATCATGGCTAAAGCTGCAGACAGCAAATACCTCATTGGCAAGCGCTCGCAGGAGTGGCTCAAGATAAAGACCCACCTGCGCCAGGAAGCTATCATTGCCGGTTTCACAGAACCTAAAGGCAGCAGGGTACACATAGGTGCCCTGGTGCTGGCGGTGTATGAAGGCAAAGAGCTCAAGTACGTGGGCCAAAGCGGGAGCGGCTTCAACAAGCAAAGCCTCACGGATCTCAAAGCCAAGCTGGAACCGCTGGTGCAGGAGAAATCCCCGTTCAAAGAAAAAGTGCCCTTAAGCCGAGATGTTACCTGGGTGAAGCCCGAGCTGGTCTGTGAACTATCCTTCGCGGAGTGGACCAGTGACGGGCAGATGCGCCAAGCCATCTTTGAAGGGCTCAGAACCGACAAGAAAGCCAAAGACGTGATTCATGAGCCGGTCATCTCATCAGAGAAAGTAGTGGAAGAGGAAAGCACCGGAAAACAGGCTGAAATTCCCAAATCAGGCAAAAAACAGGAAGACACCATGGTATTGAAACTAGACGGAAAAGAAGTGACCATCACCCACCCAGAGAAACTGTATTGGCCCGAGGAAGGCATCATCAAAGGCGACCTGGTCACCTACTACCAGACCATGGCCGACATCATTCTGCCGTACTTAATAGACCGGCCAGAGTCCCTACTACGCAACCCCAATGGCATTGCCAAGCCGGGGTTCTTCCAGAAAGACGCCGGGGACAACGCGCCAGACTGGGTGCAGACCAAAGCCATCAAAGCCGAATCTACGGGGCAGGAGGTGGACTACATTATCTGCCAAGACAAAGCCACGCTGGCCTACCTCAACAACCTAGGCTGCATCCAGCTCAACCCCTGGAACTCGCGCCTGCAAAGCATTGACCGACCAGACTATTTGGTGCTGGACCTGGACCCCGGCGAGAATACCTATGACGAAGTGGTAGAAACGGCCCTGGTAGCCAAAGAAGTGCTGGATGAGTTGAAGATACCTGTGTACGCCAAGACTTCTGGGGCTACAGGCATGCATTTGTACGTGCCGCTGGCCGCTAAATTCCCGTTTGACCAAGTCAAGGATTTGGCCTTGCTGCTTGCCCAAAGGGTACATGAGCGTCTGCCCAAACTTACCAGCCTGGAGCGCAGTCCCAAAGAGCGGCGTAACCAGATTTACATTGACTACATGCAGAATGCCATTGCGCAGACCATTGCGGCGCCCTATTGCGTACGGCCCCGCGCCGGGGCAACGGTGTCCACGCCGCTGCAATGGAAAGAAGTCAAGAATGGCCTGCACCCTTCGCAGTTCACCATTAAAAACGTGCCGGAGCGGGTCAAAAAGCTGGGAGACATTTTCAAACCAGTTCTAGGCGAAGGCATTGACGTGGCCGCCTATCTCAAAGAATTAAAGAAGTAA
- a CDS encoding SDR family oxidoreductase codes for MEKKTKNSLLLAGAGIGSLFLLRSALRSKREFSFTDRTVLITGGSRGLGLVLARMFAEQGARIAICSRTQDQLDKACAELREGGTTVLGFNCDVSDREQVRSMISEIKEKLGPVEVLINNAGVISAGPLEEMDVPDFEEAMNIHYWAALYTMLEVIPDMKARGEGRIVNIASIGGKVSVPHLVPYSGSKFALVGMSEGFRSELSQYGIYVTTINPGLMRTGSARNAYMKGQHEKEYTAFALLDANPLISLAAEDAARKIMDAARYGKSEETLGLNAKLMSTLHGLFPGAVTDLMGVINHFLPGPGGIGKERVRGYESETELTQSVLNAPNQKAAAQNNEY; via the coding sequence ATGGAAAAGAAAACAAAAAACAGCCTGTTATTGGCAGGCGCCGGTATTGGTAGCCTGTTCCTGTTGCGCTCCGCATTGAGGAGTAAACGTGAGTTCTCATTTACGGATCGTACGGTTCTCATCACCGGGGGTAGTAGGGGACTGGGCCTGGTGCTGGCTAGAATGTTCGCGGAGCAGGGCGCCAGGATTGCCATCTGTTCCCGCACGCAAGACCAATTGGACAAGGCCTGCGCCGAACTTAGAGAAGGAGGAACCACCGTGCTGGGCTTCAACTGTGACGTAAGCGACCGCGAGCAAGTCAGAAGTATGATTTCTGAGATCAAGGAAAAGCTGGGACCGGTAGAGGTGCTCATCAACAACGCGGGCGTCATCTCGGCGGGGCCGCTGGAAGAGATGGACGTGCCAGACTTTGAGGAGGCCATGAACATCCATTACTGGGCGGCGCTCTACACCATGCTGGAGGTCATCCCAGACATGAAAGCCCGCGGCGAGGGCCGTATTGTCAACATCGCTTCTATTGGGGGCAAGGTAAGCGTACCACACCTGGTGCCTTATAGCGGTAGCAAGTTTGCGCTGGTAGGCATGTCTGAAGGCTTCAGGTCAGAACTGTCACAGTACGGCATCTACGTGACTACCATCAACCCAGGGCTTATGCGCACCGGCAGCGCCCGCAACGCCTACATGAAAGGGCAGCATGAAAAGGAATACACCGCCTTCGCACTGTTAGACGCCAACCCGCTCATCTCCCTGGCCGCCGAGGACGCCGCCCGTAAGATCATGGACGCCGCCCGCTACGGAAAATCTGAGGAGACCCTGGGGTTGAACGCCAAACTCATGAGTACCCTGCACGGCTTGTTTCCGGGGGCGGTGACGGACTTGATGGGCGTCATAAACCATTTTCTGCCGGGACCGGGCGGCATTGGCAAAGAGCGGGTGCGGGGCTATGAAAGCGAAACTGAGCTCACCCAGTCAGTGCTCAACGCGCCTAACCAGAAAGCGGCGGCACAGAACAATGAGTATTAA
- a CDS encoding glycosyltransferase, translating into MMPAVSVLMPVYNAQDFLAAAMESILQQSFRDFEFLIIDDGSTDDSVAIIQSYQDPRIRLCQNEQNLGISATLNKGIDLARAPYIARMDADDVAYPDRLQKQVTYLKQNPACAMVSSFVKVIDEQGKFVRQDDFKSEYFYYNLTFICWIYHPTVMYRREAVQAVNGYTKPYAEDFELFWQLSRNYRIHTLPELLLDYRVTSKSLHQVLRKEEYAQAQQEQIQRNIQYYTRTDKSLPPAFIDCYQYSFLPLLQEKKVHQIVACLKTLDGITQKILETENPNRNSQDIQKAAIYKKRYIVNFFLKRLAWPQRIYLLLSVFTLKDVVKFYRAQAIEAKRKKATPALQKQPHLSHELSFT; encoded by the coding sequence ATGATGCCAGCCGTCTCTGTGTTAATGCCCGTCTACAACGCTCAAGATTTTCTGGCAGCGGCCATGGAGAGTATTCTCCAGCAGTCTTTCCGTGATTTTGAGTTCCTGATTATAGATGACGGGTCTACAGATGACAGCGTAGCCATTATTCAATCCTATCAAGACCCACGCATTCGGTTGTGCCAGAATGAACAGAATCTGGGCATCAGTGCCACTTTAAACAAAGGGATTGATCTAGCGCGGGCGCCCTACATAGCCAGAATGGACGCAGATGATGTCGCGTATCCAGACCGTCTGCAAAAGCAGGTAACTTATTTAAAGCAAAACCCAGCCTGTGCCATGGTGTCTTCCTTTGTGAAGGTGATAGATGAGCAGGGGAAGTTTGTGAGGCAGGATGACTTCAAAAGCGAGTATTTCTATTACAACCTCACCTTTATCTGCTGGATTTACCACCCAACAGTCATGTACCGCAGGGAGGCCGTGCAAGCCGTAAATGGCTACACCAAACCATACGCAGAGGACTTTGAGCTGTTCTGGCAACTCTCCAGAAACTACCGCATCCATACCCTGCCTGAGCTACTATTGGACTACCGGGTTACCAGCAAAAGCCTGCACCAGGTTTTACGCAAAGAGGAGTATGCCCAGGCTCAACAAGAGCAGATTCAGCGGAACATACAATACTATACCAGAACAGATAAATCTTTGCCGCCGGCTTTCATTGACTGCTATCAGTATAGCTTCTTGCCTTTGTTGCAAGAGAAAAAGGTCCACCAAATTGTAGCCTGCCTAAAAACACTGGATGGTATCACCCAAAAAATCTTAGAAACAGAAAACCCCAACAGAAACAGCCAGGATATTCAAAAAGCAGCCATTTACAAGAAACGGTACATCGTGAATTTCTTTCTTAAGCGTTTAGCCTGGCCCCAGAGAATCTACCTTTTGCTTTCTGTTTTTACCCTGAAGGATGTAGTCAAATTTTATAGAGCCCAAGCCATTGAAGCCAAAAGAAAAAAAGCAACGCCAGCGTTACAAAAGCAGCCACACTTATCCCATGAGTTAAGCTTTACCTAA
- a CDS encoding CZB domain-containing protein, with translation MIENRVTQQPISSQDFEQARIKHVLFKSKLRALLYGASIDPEPVITNNACALGQWIKQVAFPQLGDSPELRQLDHLHDQLHDTARHLYHLYKAGKQEEAIEGLREIEDIAEAFLKLLTDLERKAMR, from the coding sequence GTGATAGAGAACAGAGTTACACAACAACCCATCAGCAGTCAGGATTTTGAGCAGGCCAGGATCAAGCATGTGCTGTTTAAATCTAAGTTGCGGGCCTTGCTGTATGGCGCTTCCATAGACCCAGAGCCGGTCATCACCAACAATGCCTGTGCGTTGGGGCAATGGATCAAGCAAGTGGCCTTTCCGCAGTTAGGGGACAGCCCAGAGCTGCGCCAACTAGATCATTTGCATGACCAATTGCATGACACCGCCCGCCACCTGTACCACCTGTACAAGGCCGGCAAGCAAGAAGAAGCCATTGAAGGCCTGCGGGAGATAGAAGACATCGCCGAGGCCTTTTTAAAGCTCCTCACGGACTTGGAACGCAAGGCCATGAGATAG
- a CDS encoding glycosyltransferase, translating to MTRIPMSPPIIQPLPISRERPLWSVMIPVYNCGAFLKEALESVLAQEIPERQMQMEVVDDASTDIDVQQLVQEIGKGRISYYRQAENVGSLRNFETCLNRANGHLVHLLHGDDYVGIGYYSQIAQLFDQYPEAGAAFCRYRCVNEKGEKVYDKTPERTTEGILNNWLLKISERQQAQYVAMTVRRTVYEQLGGFYALEYGEDWEMWVRIASRFPVAYTPRTLAFYREHAHSISGSRFSSGQHLQDLATAMRLIQQHLPEKHRRHILKKSQRYYAGYGLKVARKLWRRVPNQSATVAQIRQSLQLYQSPMLYLLSLKLHAMMLLKRLWN from the coding sequence ATGACCAGAATCCCCATGTCACCGCCCATCATTCAACCGTTACCTATTAGTAGGGAGCGGCCGTTGTGGTCTGTGATGATTCCGGTGTACAACTGTGGAGCGTTTTTAAAAGAAGCCTTGGAGAGTGTGCTGGCACAGGAGATTCCAGAACGGCAAATGCAGATGGAGGTAGTGGACGACGCCAGTACTGACATAGATGTTCAACAGCTAGTGCAAGAAATTGGCAAGGGCAGAATCTCCTATTATAGACAAGCGGAGAACGTTGGTAGCCTACGCAATTTTGAGACCTGCCTCAACCGGGCCAACGGACATTTGGTGCATCTGCTCCACGGCGACGACTATGTAGGAATTGGATATTACTCGCAAATAGCCCAACTGTTTGATCAATACCCAGAAGCGGGCGCAGCTTTTTGCCGGTACCGGTGCGTCAATGAGAAAGGGGAGAAGGTCTATGACAAAACCCCTGAAAGGACCACAGAAGGCATTTTAAACAATTGGCTTTTAAAAATAAGCGAACGCCAGCAGGCACAGTATGTGGCCATGACCGTCCGCCGAACAGTGTATGAGCAGCTAGGTGGCTTTTATGCGTTGGAGTACGGCGAAGACTGGGAAATGTGGGTGAGGATTGCGAGCCGTTTTCCAGTGGCTTATACTCCCAGGACCCTGGCCTTTTACCGGGAACATGCCCATTCCATTTCAGGGAGCAGGTTCTCTTCTGGCCAGCATTTGCAGGATTTAGCCACCGCCATGCGCCTCATCCAACAGCACCTCCCCGAAAAGCATAGACGTCATATCCTGAAAAAATCGCAGCGCTACTATGCCGGGTACGGTTTAAAGGTAGCCCGCAAATTATGGCGCCGCGTGCCCAATCAGTCGGCCACGGTGGCCCAAATCCGCCAATCTCTCCAACTCTACCAGAGTCCTATGTTATACCTGCTCAGCTTAAAATTACACGCCATGATGTTACTCAAAAGATTATGGAATTAG
- a CDS encoding glycosyltransferase family A protein, with the protein MSTLNRPLVSVIIPFYNEEEFLSEAIDSVRQQTYAHWEIILVDDGSTNHSRDIAKGYAAAYPEKITYVDHAGHSNKGAAASRNLGVRQAKGELFAFLDSDDVWLPFKLENQVKLFEKNPEVGMVAEASEYWFSWENPARKDVEVQIGVEANRVYKPFELARALYPLQAKSCPCPSAVVMTKEAFERSGGFEESFINDYQMYEDQAFLSKVYLQENVYISSACHNRYRQRVGSVEQSAKANGLYHVARHYFLTWYEAYLQQHHIQDPEIVGLLENAFQPYRHPQQYFIKHTLPTKIKHIFRRGIRKLAHS; encoded by the coding sequence ATGAGTACTTTGAATAGGCCGCTTGTCTCGGTGATTATCCCGTTCTACAACGAAGAGGAATTCCTCTCAGAGGCCATTGACAGCGTGCGTCAGCAAACGTACGCCCACTGGGAAATCATCTTGGTAGACGACGGCTCCACCAACCACAGTCGGGACATTGCCAAAGGCTATGCCGCCGCCTACCCAGAAAAGATTACTTATGTAGACCACGCAGGACACAGCAACAAAGGTGCAGCGGCCAGTAGAAACCTAGGGGTAAGGCAGGCTAAGGGAGAGCTTTTCGCATTCCTGGATTCTGATGACGTCTGGTTGCCATTTAAGCTGGAAAACCAAGTAAAGTTATTTGAAAAGAACCCAGAGGTGGGAATGGTGGCCGAAGCCTCTGAGTATTGGTTTAGTTGGGAGAATCCCGCCAGGAAAGACGTGGAAGTGCAGATTGGAGTAGAGGCAAATAGGGTGTATAAGCCTTTTGAGTTAGCCAGGGCTTTGTATCCATTACAAGCCAAATCCTGTCCATGTCCTTCGGCGGTGGTCATGACCAAAGAGGCGTTTGAGAGGTCTGGTGGGTTTGAAGAGTCCTTTATCAACGACTACCAGATGTATGAAGACCAGGCATTTTTAAGCAAGGTCTATCTGCAAGAGAATGTCTACATCTCTTCGGCGTGCCACAACCGCTACCGCCAACGGGTGGGCTCTGTGGAGCAGAGTGCCAAAGCCAATGGCTTGTACCACGTGGCCCGGCACTATTTCCTGACTTGGTATGAGGCCTATTTGCAACAGCACCATATCCAAGACCCTGAGATAGTAGGGCTTCTTGAAAACGCATTTCAGCCGTACCGCCATCCGCAGCAGTATTTCATAAAACACACGCTGCCCACCAAGATTAAACACATTTTTAGAAGAGGAATACGCAAACTTGCCCATTCATGA
- a CDS encoding glycosyltransferase, producing the protein MELGISVIICTYNGARLLPKTLKHLAQQQVRDDVKWEVLVIDNASTDNTQIVIRDVWADGKSTVPLTVLYQANPGLSHARHMALENAAYEFVLFCDDDNWLAPTYVNNAYDLMVRHPDVGVLGGRGELVFESKVPLWARGHGLFANGPQAEASGQVHNNVVYGAGCVLRKSAYDKLTKAHFQPLLTDRLGVHLSAGGDYELCYNIVLVGYSIWYEDSLRFKHFMPNGRLSWDYTIRLINQGARSFESIVPYRIFVNKGARRKAAFYAFWVLIMASYVLKGSKAILFLVFNAWQKETRDFYYLKVVSAKAKLMALFPHRVLYANFTKIEKFARQLRKEPNKVEAKPAEVVDQPPFSEVYMPM; encoded by the coding sequence ATGGAATTAGGGATATCTGTGATTATCTGCACCTACAACGGTGCCAGGCTTTTGCCCAAAACCCTCAAACATCTGGCGCAACAGCAGGTAAGGGATGATGTGAAATGGGAAGTGCTGGTCATTGACAACGCCTCCACAGACAATACCCAGATTGTTATTAGGGATGTTTGGGCAGATGGCAAAAGCACCGTCCCCTTGACAGTTCTGTATCAAGCTAATCCTGGATTATCTCATGCCCGCCACATGGCGTTAGAGAATGCCGCCTATGAGTTTGTTCTCTTCTGTGATGATGACAACTGGCTGGCTCCCACCTACGTGAACAATGCCTATGACCTCATGGTCCGTCACCCAGACGTAGGAGTTTTGGGCGGCCGCGGCGAACTGGTCTTTGAAAGCAAGGTGCCGCTTTGGGCCAGGGGGCACGGATTATTCGCCAATGGACCGCAGGCGGAAGCTTCTGGTCAGGTACACAACAACGTGGTGTATGGGGCCGGATGCGTCCTAAGAAAATCTGCCTATGACAAACTCACCAAAGCCCACTTTCAACCATTGCTCACTGACAGGTTAGGCGTTCACTTGAGCGCCGGCGGGGACTATGAGCTTTGCTACAACATTGTCTTGGTGGGCTATTCCATCTGGTATGAAGACAGCCTTAGGTTCAAGCATTTTATGCCCAATGGTCGCCTTTCTTGGGACTATACCATCAGGTTGATAAACCAAGGGGCCCGCAGTTTTGAGAGCATTGTACCTTACCGCATTTTCGTGAACAAAGGAGCCAGGCGCAAGGCAGCCTTCTATGCGTTTTGGGTCCTAATCATGGCTTCCTATGTCCTCAAAGGAAGTAAAGCCATCCTTTTCCTGGTATTCAATGCCTGGCAAAAAGAGACAAGGGATTTCTACTACCTTAAAGTGGTTTCGGCTAAGGCAAAGCTCATGGCCCTTTTTCCGCACAGGGTCCTGTACGCCAACTTTACAAAAATTGAAAAATTTGCCCGCCAACTGCGCAAGGAACCAAACAAGGTTGAGGCAAAGCCAGCAGAGGTAGTAGACCAGCCGCCATTCTCAGAAGTCTATATGCCCATGTAG